The genome window GCCGGGTTGCCAGGGGGCAAGTGCGGCGTCGACCGTGTCGGCCACTGTGTCCCTGCCAAGGTGAGCGCCGAGCATGAACCGTTGGAACAGCAGCGGGCCGAGGATGTGCGAGATGAGTTCGCGGGCGTGTTTCTCCGTGCCGGGGCGTAGCTCACCGCGTGCGACGGCGGCGGTGAGCGCGTCGGTGAAGCGCTCGTCGGCGCGACCGAACATCTCTTCGCGGATTCCTCGTATGTCGTCGTCGCGTTCGGCTCGTTCGATGACAGTGGCGATGACGGAGGCGGAGACCGGTTGGTTGAGCCAGTCGGCCTGTTGCTGCATCTGGGTGACCAGTTGGTCGTGGAGTGGGCCGTCGTCGAGGGTGAGCACAGGGTGGGCGCCGATGGCCAGGGTGTCGAGGAGCAGCGACGGGACGTCGGGCCAGTGTCGGTAGACGGTGGCGCGGCCCATGCCGGCCCGTTCGGCCACGGCGGCGTGGGTGACACGTTCCGGACCTCCCTCGGTGAGGAGTTCGGTGGCGGCGGTCAGCGCGGCTGCGCGGCTGCGTAGGGCGCGGGGGTCGTTGTTGGCCCGGGGCATGGGGGAACCTCCTTCGCTTGGCGAACCCATTTGTGAGACAGCTTGACTCACAATGGATTTTCGATACATACTGTCTCACAGATGAAGAGGGGCAGCATCCCCTTCCCCGAGGAGGTCCTCCATGTCCGTGACCACGCACGACAACGCCATCGCCCTGCGCTTCGCCGACCGTGCCATCGCCTACCAGGCGCTCAGCGAGCTGAAGCGCATCGCCTCTCCTGCCGCCGAAGTCCGAGGTGCGGTCCTGATCGAGCGCCTGGAGGACGGCACGGTCCGTGTTCCAGAGGGCCTGGAGACCGAGGCCGGCCGCAACACGGCGGTCGGCGGACTGGTCGGCTCGCTGGTCGGCATCATCGGCGGCCCCCTGGGGGTGCTGATGGGCTGGGGCATAGGCGCGGTGATCGGCGGAGGCTACGACTACAAGCGGGTCGCCGAGGCCACGGGCACGGTCGGTGCCTTCACTCCGCACATTCCGCCCAACGGCACGGCGATCCTGGCCGAAGTGAGGGAGGCCGACCCTGAGGTGCTGGACCTGCTGGCCATGCGCTACGACGCCACCTTGCAGCGCCGCCCGGTCGACAGCGTGCGCACCGAGTTGAAGGCCATGGAGGAGGCCGCCGAGCGGATCCGGAAGGATGAGGCGAAGGAGAAGCGCAACCGCAAGCGTGCCGAGGCCGAGCAGAAGGTCAAGAGTGGCGTGGCGACGCTCAAGCAGAAGATCACCGGGTAGCCGCTGCGCGCACCAAGAACGCGGGGCGGTGACCGTATCGGTCACTCCCCCTCTGCCCCGTATGGTCAGGGCGGGCCCCTAGGTCCTGTCTGGAGTTCGGATCACAAGTGTGGTGCGATGCTACGGAGCCAGAGCATCGCACCACACAGGTGCAGTCCGGCCTCGTAACTCTCCGGGTTCTTGTCGTACCGGGTAGCGATACCGCGCCAGTTCCGCAGCCGGTTGATGCACCGTTCCACGGTGTTGCGCTCTTTGTAGAGCGTCGCGTCATATGAGACTGGCCGGCCGCCGGCGCTGCCACGCTTCTTGCGGTTCGCGGCCTGGTCGACCTTCTCCGGGATCACGGCTCGGATCCCGCGTCGTCGCAGGTAGCGGCGGTTGCGTCGGGACGAATACGCCTTGTCCGCGGCCACCGCATCCGGCCGGGTCCGCGGGCGCCCGATCGGGCCGCGCACCTTCACCCGTTCCAGGACCGGGGCGAACTGCGGACTGTCACCGGCCTGCCCGGGCGTGAGGACGAACGCAAGCGGGCGACAGCGTCGGTCAGCCGCCACATGAATCTTGCTCGTCAGTCCGCCCCGGGAACGCCCCAGCTCGGCGGCTTTCAACCGGGCCCGGTGTCGTCGGCGGACCCGTCGCCGCTCGACGCGCGCCTCATCCTCAGCCTGTCCGTCCTGCGTTCTTTGTGCCTTGCCCTCGCCCCCTTTTCGGCCTCGACGGCCATTTCCAAGGCCGCCAACTGCTCGGGGTCCAGGGCCATCCCGGCGGCGTGATGATGGGCCCGGGCGGTCGCAGAGTCCACGCTGACCAGGCCCAAGTCGGCCTGGCCGCGGGCGGCGGCCTCAGCGATCACTGTTTGCATCAGGTCCTGGAAAACGCCCCGCCTCGCCCAGATCCGAAAGCGGTCGTACGTGCTCTGCCAGGGCCCGAACTCGGTCGGCAGGTCACGCCAGGGGCTACCCGTCCGGAACCGCCACATCACCGCGTTGAAGTGTTTCCGCAGGTCAGGGATGGGACCAACCGCGGCAATCGGGAGATGCGGCTCGATCAGGGCCCACTGCTCATCGGTGAGATCGCCTCGCGCCATGACTGATGGCCTATCAAGACCGAGCCCTCGCGCGCAGGCGATCTACCGAACTCCTGATCCAAACTCCAGACAGGCCCTAGGGGCCCGCCCTGACCGCTTTCCCTGGTCGGGTGATGATTGTTCGGCCGGACGTGTCCGCGTACAAGTGAACGCGGGCGAGCGGAACAACCTTCGTCCCGCGTGCCCCGGTGCTGAGAGGGCCGGCTCACGGCAACGTGGCCCGGTCGCCCGACTCCGGTCCGAACGCCACCCGCGCAAGGTCAAGGACCCTGCCACTCTTTCATTCGTCGAGGACAAGGCCGCGATAGTGCTGGTCGGTGGATTCTCCGACCTCGGCCGACCCTTGGCGTTCGGGCGGGACCGACGTGGTCGGCGAAGTGGGCCGGGGTGGCTTACGGGTCCATGCCGAGGGCGGCGGTGCGTGCCCGGCCGCACCTCGCACGGGGTCCGTGCGCGGTTCGAGCCGCGGGTGCCCAGGTGACCGTACCCGGCGACGCACTCACGCCAGTGCCCGTTGGCGGGCTTGGTGATCTCGACCGGCCTGGACGAAGAGATCGATAACCGTCTGCGTGGCCGTGGCGAAGCCGCACCGGTCCGGACCGGTGCCCGCCCGGGACTCTCGGCCGCCTCCGGCATCAGGGTCCGCGGTGCCCGGGGGAGGGTGAGCGCACGGCCCACATCTCCTGCCCGACACCGACGCCATCGCCCGAGCCCCATGCCTGCCCGGCCATGAACGTGCGGCGGAGTGCGTAGTACGCCGAGTCGTGTACCCACCGCCGGTGATGCGAGGTCGACGAGGACTGCGGCGGGCTGGACGGGTCTCGGTGGCGGACCCGTTCAGTGGGCGCGTCGGTATCAAAAAATTCCTGTGGATTGTTGACAGTCGGCGTTGCAGGCAGGATGCTGACGGAACCTTCGGGGAAAGGGCGGAAGATCGCGTGGGTCGATCGTCACCGTGGAGATGTGACGTGCGGGATCGGCTCCCTCAGGCGTTTGAAATGGTTTTGAGAGCACGGCGCGACGGGTGTCGTTTGCCATCTCTGTACGTTCAAGCGGAGGCGTTGTACGAAGCCCCGCAATGAGATCATCCGCTTACCGATCGCGGCGGGGAGACGGGCGACTGAAGCCTACATGGTCTTCTTTGGTCAAAGCCCCTGGACTGGTCGGTGATATTCGAGCACAGTTTCGCAACGACATCTGTCAG of Streptomyces phaeolivaceus contains these proteins:
- a CDS encoding TetR/AcrR family transcriptional regulator; this translates as MPRANNDPRALRSRAAALTAATELLTEGGPERVTHAAVAERAGMGRATVYRHWPDVPSLLLDTLAIGAHPVLTLDDGPLHDQLVTQMQQQADWLNQPVSASVIATVIERAERDDDIRGIREEMFGRADERFTDALTAAVARGELRPGTEKHARELISHILGPLLFQRFMLGAHLGRDTVADTVDAALAPWQPGT
- a CDS encoding DUF1269 domain-containing protein; translation: MSVTTHDNAIALRFADRAIAYQALSELKRIASPAAEVRGAVLIERLEDGTVRVPEGLETEAGRNTAVGGLVGSLVGIIGGPLGVLMGWGIGAVIGGGYDYKRVAEATGTVGAFTPHIPPNGTAILAEVREADPEVLDLLAMRYDATLQRRPVDSVRTELKAMEEAAERIRKDEAKEKRNRKRAEAEQKVKSGVATLKQKITG
- a CDS encoding IS5 family transposase (programmed frameshift); protein product: MARGDLTDEQWALIEPHLPIAAVGPIPDLRKHFNAVMWRFRTGSPWRDLPTEFGPWQSTYDRFRIWARRGVFQDLMQTVIAEAAARGQADLGLVSVDSATARAHHHAAGMALDPEQLAALEMAVEAEKGARARHKEQDGQAEDEARVERRRVRRRHRARLKAAELGRSRGGLTSKIHVAADRRCRPLAFVLTPGQAGDSPQFAPVLERVKVRGPIGRPRTRPDAVAADKAYSSRRNRRYLRRRGIRAVIPEKVDQAANRKKRGSAGGRPVSYDATLYKERNTVERCINRLRNWRGIATRYDKNPESYEAGLHLCGAMLWLRSIAPHL